One window of Sinorhizobium fredii NGR234 genomic DNA carries:
- a CDS encoding Maf-like protein — MTTSLVLASASPFRRALLENAGLTFSARAAQIDERVLEQPLEEAGASPVDVALTLAEAKARDVSRHFDGAIVIGSDQTMSLGTRVYHKPKDMAEAAEHLLSLSGRMHSLNSAIVLVRDGEVLWRHVSTAHMTVRLLDRGFVERHLKRVGEKALSSVGAYQLEGEGIQLFEKIEGDYFTILGLPMLPLLEKLRELGSIDA; from the coding sequence ATGACAACCTCGCTCGTTCTGGCTTCCGCCAGTCCATTCCGACGCGCGCTTCTCGAGAATGCGGGGCTGACGTTCTCGGCCCGCGCAGCCCAGATCGACGAGCGGGTCCTGGAGCAGCCTCTGGAGGAAGCGGGTGCGTCGCCTGTCGACGTTGCGCTGACGCTTGCCGAAGCCAAGGCGAGAGATGTGTCGCGCCATTTCGACGGTGCCATCGTAATCGGCAGCGACCAGACGATGTCGCTTGGGACCCGGGTCTATCACAAGCCGAAGGACATGGCGGAGGCCGCCGAACATCTGCTGTCGCTCTCTGGCAGGATGCACAGCCTGAACAGCGCAATTGTGCTCGTCCGGGACGGCGAGGTCCTCTGGCGGCATGTCTCGACGGCGCATATGACGGTCAGGCTTCTGGATCGGGGTTTTGTCGAACGGCATCTGAAAAGAGTGGGGGAGAAGGCGCTTTCGAGCGTCGGCGCCTATCAGCTCGAGGGCGAGGGTATCCAGCTCTTCGAGAAGATCGAGGGCGATTACTTTACCATTCTCGGCCTGCCGATGCTGCCGCTTCTGGAAAAACTTCGCGAACTGGGATCGATCGATGCGTGA
- a CDS encoding helix-turn-helix domain-containing protein yields the protein MTPFGEAMRELRRRKGVSQKEMAAAIGVSPAYLSALEHGKRGAPSFDFLQRVAGYFNVIWDEADELFRVARLSDPRVVLDTSGLPPGHTAFANRLSERIRDLSREAIEALEDILEKATFPDNDRG from the coding sequence ATGACGCCTTTCGGCGAGGCCATGCGCGAGCTGCGCCGCCGCAAGGGCGTCTCGCAAAAGGAGATGGCGGCGGCGATCGGCGTGTCGCCGGCCTATCTTTCGGCCCTCGAGCACGGCAAGCGCGGCGCGCCGAGCTTCGATTTCCTGCAGCGCGTCGCCGGCTATTTCAATGTGATCTGGGACGAGGCCGACGAACTCTTCCGCGTCGCGCGGCTTTCCGACCCGCGCGTGGTGCTCGACACTTCGGGACTGCCGCCTGGCCATACGGCCTTTGCCAACCGTTTGAGCGAGCGGATTCGCGACCTTTCGCGCGAAGCGATCGAGGCCTTGGAAGATATTTTGGAAAAAGCCACATTTCCTGATAATGACAGGGGATGA
- the hemJ gene encoding protoporphyrinogen oxidase HemJ: MIEHQTDSAPGKRARLRALVALSVFVALLAGLFVAQPDDLYLWIKALHIIAVMSWMAALLYMPRLFIYHTDAPRGSVQSETFKTMELRLLKVIMNPAMMIAWMLGLYLAWSVYGFRGGWLHAKLFCVVLLTLVHVHFSRAVAAFQRDANRKSARYWRLMNEAPTLLMILIVILAVVKPF; encoded by the coding sequence ATGATCGAGCACCAGACGGATAGCGCTCCCGGAAAGCGTGCAAGGCTTCGGGCTCTCGTCGCGCTTTCCGTCTTCGTCGCCCTGCTGGCAGGGCTTTTCGTCGCGCAGCCGGACGATCTTTATCTCTGGATCAAGGCGCTCCACATCATTGCGGTCATGTCGTGGATGGCAGCGCTTCTCTATATGCCGCGGCTGTTCATCTATCATACCGACGCGCCGCGCGGCTCGGTGCAGTCCGAGACCTTCAAGACGATGGAACTGCGCCTCCTGAAGGTCATCATGAACCCGGCCATGATGATTGCCTGGATGCTTGGCCTCTATCTTGCCTGGAGCGTCTACGGCTTTAGGGGTGGTTGGCTCCATGCAAAGCTTTTCTGCGTCGTGCTGCTGACGCTGGTGCATGTGCATTTCAGCCGGGCGGTGGCCGCCTTCCAACGGGACGCGAATCGGAAGAGCGCGCGCTACTGGAGGCTGATGAACGAGGCGCCGACCCTGTTGATGATCCTGATCGTCATTCTCGCCGTCGTGAAGCCTTTTTGA
- a CDS encoding pyruvate, water dikinase regulatory protein, giving the protein MENRKNYFHLHLVSDSTGETLIAAGRAAAAQFQSSHALEHVYPLIRNKKQLMQVLDAIDGAPGIVLYTIVDRELAGMIDQRCREIGVPCVSVLDPIIELFQSYLGSPSRRRSGAQHVMDADYFARIEALNFTMDHDDGQMPADFNEADVVLIGVSRTSKTPTSIYLANRGIKTANIPIVPGVPLPDGLLRATKPLVVGLIASADRLSQVRQHRVLGTTQSFHGEEYTDRAAISEELKYARTLCARNNWPLIDVTRRSIEETAAAIVALRPRLR; this is encoded by the coding sequence GTGGAGAACCGAAAAAACTATTTCCACCTGCATCTTGTCTCCGATTCGACGGGCGAGACGCTGATAGCCGCGGGCCGGGCGGCGGCCGCGCAATTCCAGTCCTCGCACGCGCTCGAACACGTCTACCCGCTGATCCGCAACAAGAAGCAGTTGATGCAGGTCCTCGACGCGATCGACGGCGCGCCGGGCATCGTGCTCTACACGATCGTCGACCGGGAGCTTGCCGGGATGATCGACCAGAGATGCCGCGAGATCGGCGTTCCCTGCGTCTCCGTCCTCGATCCGATCATCGAACTGTTCCAATCCTATCTCGGTTCGCCGTCGCGTCGGCGTTCCGGCGCACAGCACGTCATGGATGCCGACTATTTCGCCCGCATCGAGGCGCTGAACTTCACCATGGATCACGACGACGGCCAGATGCCGGCCGATTTCAACGAGGCGGACGTCGTGCTCATCGGGGTGAGCCGGACGTCCAAGACACCGACGAGCATCTATCTCGCCAATCGCGGCATCAAGACCGCCAATATCCCGATCGTGCCCGGCGTGCCCTTGCCGGATGGTTTGCTCAGGGCGACGAAGCCGCTGGTAGTGGGGCTGATCGCCAGTGCCGACCGGCTGTCCCAGGTTCGCCAGCACCGCGTGCTTGGCACGACGCAGAGCTTCCATGGCGAGGAATATACCGACCGCGCGGCGATTTCGGAGGAGCTGAAATATGCGCGCACACTCTGTGCCCGCAACAATTGGCCGCTGATCGACGTGACGCGACGCTCGATAGAAGAAACGGCCGCGGCGATCGTTGCCCTCCGTCCCCGGCTCAGATAG
- the hemE gene encoding uroporphyrinogen decarboxylase codes for MAETRRKVLEVLNGKSLTPPPIWLMRQAGRYLPEYRATRAKAGSFLDLCYTPDLAVEVTLQPIRRYAFDAAILFSDILVIPDALHRNVRFEEGHGPRMDPIDTDGIAGLKADGILSHLSPVFETVARLRRELPEETTLLGFCGAPWTVATYMIAGRGTPDQAPARLFAYRHPKAFEELLAFLADVSADYLVAQIDAGADAVQIFDSWAGVLGEDEFARFAVEPVRRMIASVRARRPSAKIIAFAKGAGLLLKDYRRLTGADAIGLDWAVPLAFAAELQKDGPVQGNLDPMRVVAGGGAMESGIDRILDVLGNGPLIFNLGHGITPEADPENVSALVARVRGTKG; via the coding sequence GTGGCCGAGACACGCCGCAAAGTCCTTGAGGTTTTGAACGGAAAAAGTCTCACGCCTCCGCCCATCTGGCTGATGCGTCAGGCCGGCCGTTATCTGCCTGAATACCGGGCGACGCGCGCCAAGGCCGGGAGCTTCCTCGATCTCTGTTATACGCCGGATCTCGCGGTCGAGGTGACGCTGCAGCCGATCCGCCGCTACGCTTTCGACGCCGCCATCCTTTTCTCCGATATTCTCGTCATTCCCGACGCACTTCACCGGAACGTCCGCTTCGAAGAGGGCCACGGGCCGCGGATGGATCCGATCGATACCGACGGCATCGCTGGCCTCAAGGCGGATGGTATTTTGAGCCATCTCTCTCCGGTCTTCGAGACCGTCGCGCGGCTGCGTCGCGAGTTGCCGGAGGAGACGACGCTGCTCGGCTTCTGCGGTGCGCCGTGGACGGTTGCGACCTATATGATTGCCGGGCGCGGCACGCCGGACCAGGCGCCGGCACGTCTCTTCGCCTACCGCCACCCCAAGGCCTTCGAAGAGCTTTTGGCCTTTCTGGCGGACGTTTCGGCCGACTATCTCGTCGCGCAGATCGACGCGGGCGCCGATGCGGTGCAGATTTTCGATTCCTGGGCGGGCGTGCTCGGCGAGGATGAGTTTGCGCGCTTCGCCGTCGAACCGGTGCGGCGGATGATTGCGTCGGTGCGGGCTCGCAGGCCTTCGGCGAAGATCATCGCTTTCGCAAAAGGGGCGGGCCTGTTGCTCAAGGACTATCGCCGCTTGACCGGTGCCGACGCGATCGGCCTCGATTGGGCGGTGCCCCTCGCCTTTGCGGCCGAATTGCAGAAGGATGGTCCCGTGCAGGGCAATCTCGACCCGATGCGGGTGGTTGCCGGCGGCGGGGCCATGGAGAGCGGCATCGACAGGATTCTCGATGTGCTCGGCAACGGACCGCTGATCTTCAATCTCGGCCACGGCATTACGCCGGAGGCGGATCCGGAGAACGTCTCCGCCCTCGTCGCGCGCGTTCGTGGGACGAAAGGATGA
- the coaE gene encoding dephospho-CoA kinase (Dephospho-CoA kinase (CoaE) performs the final step in coenzyme A biosynthesis.), with product MIIVGLTGSIGMGKTTAAQMFRELGVPVNDADEVVHDLYRGEAVVPVEAAFPGVAKDGVIDRAELSRQLLAQPERLGELERIVHPLVRAKESEFIAMHKAAGAPFVLLDIPLLFETKAEKRVDRVVVVSCSPEAQRERVMKRPGMTAEKFAMILARQVPDQEKRARADYVIDTSDSFDVTRGQVRAIVDRLRAT from the coding sequence ATGATCATTGTCGGGCTCACGGGCTCCATCGGCATGGGAAAGACGACCGCCGCTCAGATGTTCCGGGAGCTCGGCGTCCCGGTGAACGACGCCGACGAGGTGGTTCACGATCTCTATCGCGGCGAAGCGGTGGTGCCGGTCGAAGCCGCCTTTCCGGGCGTCGCGAAGGACGGCGTCATCGATCGGGCGGAACTTTCCAGACAGCTCCTGGCGCAACCGGAGCGTCTCGGCGAGCTGGAGCGGATCGTCCATCCGCTCGTTCGCGCCAAGGAAAGCGAGTTCATCGCCATGCACAAGGCGGCGGGAGCGCCTTTCGTTCTTCTCGATATTCCGCTGCTTTTCGAGACGAAGGCTGAAAAGCGCGTCGACCGGGTCGTCGTCGTCAGCTGCTCTCCGGAGGCCCAGAGAGAACGCGTGATGAAGCGCCCGGGGATGACGGCCGAGAAATTCGCGATGATCCTGGCCCGGCAAGTCCCCGACCAGGAAAAGCGCGCCCGCGCCGATTACGTGATCGACACCAGCGACAGTTTCGACGTCACCCGGGGGCAGGTTCGCGCCATTGTCGATCGATTGCGGGCGACGTAG
- the dnaQ gene encoding DNA polymerase III subunit epsilon: protein MREIIFDTETTGLDSREDRVIEIGGVELENQFPTGRTIHIYINPGDRKVHPDALAVHGITDDFLKDKPSFADVVEEIVDFFGDARWVAHNATFDIGFINAEFDRLGLPPVVIDRVTDTLALARRKHPMGPNSLDALCRRYGIDNSHRAKHGALLDSELLAEVYIEMIGGRQAALGLVTSEIGGLAVQADDGPIIVMQRERLLAPRLTEAEIAAHAALVSKIGAKAIWMKYSG, encoded by the coding sequence ATGCGTGAGATCATCTTCGATACGGAAACGACCGGCCTCGACAGTCGCGAGGACCGGGTGATCGAGATCGGCGGCGTCGAACTTGAAAATCAGTTTCCGACAGGGCGGACGATTCATATCTACATCAATCCGGGCGACCGCAAGGTCCATCCCGACGCCTTGGCGGTGCATGGCATCACCGACGACTTCCTCAAGGACAAGCCGTCCTTTGCAGATGTCGTCGAGGAAATCGTCGATTTCTTTGGCGACGCGCGCTGGGTCGCGCACAATGCCACCTTCGACATCGGCTTCATCAATGCGGAGTTCGACCGCCTCGGATTGCCGCCGGTCGTCATCGATCGGGTGACCGATACGCTGGCGCTGGCGCGGCGCAAGCACCCGATGGGCCCGAATTCGCTCGACGCACTCTGCCGCCGCTACGGCATTGACAACTCGCACCGCGCCAAGCACGGCGCCCTTCTCGACTCCGAACTTCTGGCGGAAGTCTATATCGAGATGATCGGCGGCCGGCAGGCGGCGCTGGGACTGGTCACCAGCGAGATCGGCGGCCTGGCCGTACAGGCGGACGACGGTCCGATTATTGTCATGCAAAGAGAGCGGTTGCTGGCGCCGCGCCTGACCGAAGCCGAGATCGCCGCCCACGCGGCGCTTGTTTCGAAGATCGGTGCCAAGGCGATCTGGATGAAATACAGCGGCTAA
- a CDS encoding Smr/MutS family protein: MAREKKLSPEDRILWGKVARSTKPMPGRLQDLEDLIGEIEQPPVPPSPQPTGPGAPASGKAEQGIALSGKPEHRHHPLERPVKRKISKGRLALEARVDLHGMIQSEAHGFLLQFLLKAHERGLRHVLVITGKGTSFGSDGALKRAVPLWFALPEFRPLISSYEPAARNHGGEGALYVRLARARGRTP; encoded by the coding sequence ATGGCTAGAGAGAAGAAGCTGTCGCCGGAGGATCGCATCCTGTGGGGCAAGGTGGCCCGCTCGACAAAGCCTATGCCCGGGCGGTTGCAGGACCTCGAGGACCTCATCGGCGAGATCGAGCAGCCGCCGGTTCCGCCGTCTCCGCAACCAACCGGCCCAGGCGCGCCCGCATCCGGTAAGGCGGAACAGGGGATTGCGCTCAGCGGCAAGCCGGAGCACCGCCACCACCCGCTCGAAAGACCGGTCAAACGGAAAATATCGAAGGGGCGGCTCGCTCTCGAGGCGCGTGTCGACCTGCACGGAATGATCCAGAGCGAGGCGCACGGCTTCCTGCTGCAGTTTCTCCTCAAGGCACATGAGCGGGGGCTGCGCCATGTCCTTGTCATCACCGGCAAGGGAACGTCATTTGGCAGCGACGGCGCCTTGAAGCGCGCCGTGCCGCTCTGGTTCGCGCTGCCGGAATTCCGCCCGCTGATCTCGTCCTACGAGCCGGCGGCGCGAAACCATGGGGGCGAAGGCGCGCTTTATGTCCGCCTGGCGCGGGCCCGGGGGCGTACACCATGA
- the mltA gene encoding murein transglycosylase A: MAFDLEPVAFSGLPGWQQDDPTPVIDALRRCHHHVTAVKPYRTGSLGVSVADLLPAYEAAGAVLSGASEARAFFEAHFVPFRIRPEDRRTGFVTAFYEPEVEVRLAADQAFRFPFYRRPADLVDVDEANRPAGMDPYFAFGRLRDGRIEEYPDRRAIDEGLLAGRGLEIAYARSKVDVFFIHVQGAARLVYPDGSCRRITYAAKTGHRFSAIGKLLIERGEIDAATVSMASIRGWLAAHPDAADEVLWHNRSFIFFREALVENESLGPVAAAKVPLEPGRSLAVDRLIHTFGVPFYIASETLTHLDGGRAFARLMLALDTGSAIVGPARGDIFTGSGEAAGALAGSVRNDADFYILVPRAAAARYLHG; encoded by the coding sequence ATGGCCTTCGATCTCGAACCGGTCGCGTTTTCGGGCTTGCCGGGGTGGCAGCAGGATGACCCGACTCCCGTTATCGACGCGCTGCGCCGCTGTCACCACCATGTCACGGCGGTAAAGCCCTACAGGACGGGCTCTCTCGGTGTCTCGGTCGCCGACCTGCTGCCCGCCTACGAGGCGGCCGGCGCAGTCTTGTCGGGTGCATCGGAAGCGCGGGCCTTCTTCGAGGCTCACTTCGTGCCCTTCCGGATCCGCCCCGAAGACAGAAGGACGGGTTTCGTCACCGCCTTCTACGAGCCGGAGGTCGAAGTTCGCCTCGCCGCCGACCAGGCGTTTCGCTTTCCCTTCTACCGGCGTCCCGCCGATCTCGTCGATGTCGACGAGGCGAACCGGCCCGCGGGCATGGATCCCTATTTCGCCTTCGGCCGGCTTCGGGACGGCAGGATCGAGGAATATCCGGATCGCCGGGCGATCGACGAGGGCCTGCTCGCCGGCCGCGGCCTCGAAATCGCCTACGCTCGGTCGAAGGTCGACGTTTTCTTCATTCATGTGCAGGGCGCTGCACGACTTGTCTATCCGGACGGATCATGCCGCCGCATCACCTACGCGGCAAAGACCGGGCACCGCTTTTCCGCCATCGGCAAGCTGCTGATCGAGCGGGGCGAGATCGACGCGGCGACCGTGTCGATGGCAAGCATCCGCGGCTGGCTCGCGGCCCATCCGGATGCGGCCGACGAGGTTCTGTGGCACAATCGCTCCTTCATATTCTTCCGCGAAGCGCTGGTCGAAAATGAAAGCCTCGGCCCGGTGGCCGCCGCCAAGGTGCCGTTGGAGCCGGGACGGTCGCTCGCGGTGGACCGCCTCATCCATACCTTCGGCGTCCCCTTCTACATCGCCAGCGAAACGCTGACCCATCTCGACGGCGGCCGAGCCTTCGCCCGGCTGATGCTGGCGCTCGATACCGGCTCGGCAATCGTCGGACCGGCGCGCGGCGACATCTTCACGGGCTCCGGCGAGGCGGCTGGCGCGCTAGCCGGCTCGGTGCGCAATGACGCCGATTTCTACATCCTCGTGCCTCGCGCGGCTGCCGCCAGATATCTCCATGGCTAG
- the secB gene encoding protein-export chaperone SecB has translation MTTDTASNGNGAQQAPSLNILAQYVKDLSFENPGAPRSLQARDQAPSININVNVNANPLAENDFDVVLSLNAQAQDGDKVLFNVELAYGGVFRVSGFPQEHMLPLLFIECPRLLFPFARQIVADATRNGGFPPLMIDPIDFAQMFAQRMAEEKVRAQVANSNTTTN, from the coding sequence ATGACGACCGATACCGCATCCAACGGCAACGGCGCCCAGCAGGCCCCGTCGCTCAACATTCTGGCCCAGTACGTCAAGGACCTCTCCTTCGAGAACCCCGGCGCACCGCGTTCGCTGCAGGCCCGCGACCAGGCGCCGTCGATCAACATCAATGTCAACGTCAATGCCAACCCGCTCGCCGAGAACGATTTCGACGTCGTTCTCTCGCTGAACGCCCAGGCCCAGGACGGCGACAAGGTGCTGTTCAATGTCGAACTCGCCTATGGCGGCGTCTTCCGCGTTTCGGGTTTCCCGCAGGAGCACATGCTGCCGCTGCTCTTCATCGAATGCCCGCGCCTGCTCTTCCCCTTTGCCCGGCAGATCGTCGCAGACGCGACCCGCAATGGCGGCTTCCCGCCGCTGATGATCGACCCGATCGATTTTGCGCAGATGTTCGCGCAGCGCATGGCGGAAGAGAAGGTCCGCGCCCAGGTCGCCAACAGCAACACGACGACCAACTGA
- the rho gene encoding transcription termination factor Rho gives MAEMKLQDLKNKTPTDLLAFAEELEVENASTMRKQELMFGILKNLATQEIEIIGEGVVEVLQDGFGFLRSANANYLPGPDDIYISPSQIRRFSLKTGDTVEGPIRGPKEGERYFALLKVNTINFDDPEKIRHKVHFDNLTPLYPNERFKMELEVPTSKDLSARVIDLVAPLGKGQRGLIVAPPRTGKTVLLQNIAHSITANHPECYLIVLLIDERPEEVTDMQRSVKGEVVSSTFDEPATRHVQVAEMVIEKAKRLVEHGRDVVILLDSITRLGRAYNTVVPSSGKVLTGGVDANALQRPKRFFGAARNIEEGGSLTIIATALIDTGSRMDEVIFEEFKGTGNSEIVLDRKVADKRIFPAMDILKSGTRKEDLLVPRQDLQKIFVLRRILAPMGTTDAIEFLIDKLKQTKTNGDFFDSMNT, from the coding sequence ATGGCTGAAATGAAGCTTCAAGACCTCAAGAACAAGACGCCGACGGATCTTCTCGCCTTTGCCGAAGAACTCGAGGTCGAGAACGCCAGCACCATGCGCAAGCAGGAGCTGATGTTCGGCATCCTCAAGAATCTCGCCACACAGGAGATAGAGATTATCGGTGAAGGCGTTGTCGAGGTCCTTCAGGACGGATTCGGCTTCCTTCGGTCGGCGAATGCAAACTATCTGCCCGGTCCGGACGACATCTATATTTCGCCATCGCAGATCCGCCGCTTTTCGCTGAAGACGGGCGATACGGTGGAAGGGCCGATTCGCGGTCCGAAGGAAGGCGAGCGCTACTTTGCGCTCCTTAAGGTCAACACGATCAACTTCGACGATCCGGAGAAGATCCGCCACAAGGTTCACTTCGACAATTTGACGCCGCTCTATCCGAACGAGCGCTTCAAGATGGAACTCGAAGTGCCGACGTCCAAGGATCTGTCGGCTCGCGTCATCGATCTCGTCGCGCCGCTCGGCAAGGGCCAGCGCGGCCTGATCGTTGCACCGCCTCGGACCGGTAAGACGGTTCTGCTGCAGAACATCGCCCATTCGATCACCGCCAACCATCCGGAATGTTACCTGATCGTGCTTCTGATCGACGAACGGCCGGAAGAAGTGACGGACATGCAGCGTTCGGTGAAGGGCGAAGTCGTTTCCTCGACCTTCGACGAACCGGCAACGCGCCACGTCCAGGTCGCCGAAATGGTCATCGAGAAGGCCAAGCGCCTTGTCGAGCACGGCCGTGACGTCGTCATTCTTCTCGACTCGATCACCCGCCTCGGCCGGGCCTACAACACCGTCGTGCCGTCCTCGGGCAAGGTGCTGACCGGCGGCGTCGACGCCAATGCCCTGCAGCGCCCGAAGCGCTTCTTCGGTGCGGCCCGCAACATCGAGGAAGGCGGGTCGCTGACGATCATCGCCACTGCGCTGATCGACACCGGCAGCCGCATGGACGAAGTGATCTTCGAAGAATTCAAGGGCACCGGCAACTCGGAAATCGTCCTCGACCGCAAGGTCGCCGACAAGCGCATCTTCCCGGCGATGGACATTCTGAAGTCCGGAACGCGCAAGGAAGACCTGCTGGTGCCGCGCCAGGACCTGCAGAAGATCTTCGTGCTGCGGCGCATTCTCGCGCCGATGGGCACGACCGATGCGATCGAGTTCCTTATCGACAAGCTCAAGCAGACGAAGACCA
- a CDS encoding Tim44/TimA family putative adaptor protein, whose amino-acid sequence MGSFDFITFFFLIAAVVIFLQLRSVLGRRTGNERPPFDPYSPREAQGPEARDNGKVVQLPRRESTAEDESRYAAIDGFSKPGTPLNGQLRALSDADPSFQPAEFLNGAKMAYEMIVMAFADGDRKTLKGLLSREVYEGFETAIAERETRGEVVKSTFVGIEKADIVHAELKDAEENVTVRIISQLISATYDKQGKLIDGDADSVAEVNDLWTFARDIRSRDPNWKLIATESEN is encoded by the coding sequence ATGGGCTCTTTCGACTTCATCACGTTTTTTTTCCTGATCGCGGCTGTGGTCATCTTCTTGCAATTGCGCAGCGTCCTTGGCCGCAGGACAGGAAATGAACGACCGCCTTTCGACCCCTATTCGCCGCGCGAGGCGCAGGGTCCGGAAGCGAGAGACAATGGCAAGGTGGTGCAACTCCCCCGCCGCGAGAGCACCGCGGAGGATGAGTCCCGCTACGCCGCCATCGACGGATTTTCCAAGCCGGGCACGCCCTTGAATGGCCAGCTGAGGGCGTTGAGCGACGCGGATCCCAGCTTCCAACCCGCCGAATTCCTCAACGGCGCGAAGATGGCCTACGAGATGATCGTCATGGCCTTCGCGGACGGCGACCGGAAGACCCTGAAGGGGCTGCTGTCCCGCGAGGTCTACGAGGGCTTCGAAACGGCAATCGCCGAACGGGAAACCAGGGGCGAGGTGGTCAAATCGACCTTCGTCGGCATCGAGAAGGCCGATATCGTCCATGCGGAACTCAAGGACGCAGAGGAGAACGTGACGGTCCGCATCATCAGCCAATTGATCTCCGCCACCTACGACAAGCAGGGCAAGCTGATCGACGGCGACGCCGATTCGGTTGCCGAAGTGAACGACCTCTGGACCTTTGCGCGTGACATCCGCTCGCGCGATCCGAACTGGAAGCTGATCGCCACCGAATCGGAAAATTGA
- a CDS encoding shikimate dehydrogenase — protein sequence MRDSRETFVNHAFVTGYPIKHSRSPLIHGYWLKQFGIAGSYRAHEVTPEAFPEFMGQLRDGGTGFCGGNVTIPHKEMAFELSDRPDELSAELGAANTLWLEDGRICATNTDGRGFVANLDERASGWDRISTAVILGAGGASRAVIQAVRDRGVKTIHVVNRTAARAQELADRFGRAVHAHPIAALSEVMAGAGLFVNTTSLGMDGEPAPAIDFSPLANGAVVTDIVYVPLKTPLLRQAEEQGYRIVDGLGMLLHQAAPGFEKWFGLRPVVDETLRQIIIKDMDVHA from the coding sequence ATGCGTGATTCACGTGAAACATTTGTTAACCACGCCTTCGTCACCGGCTATCCGATCAAGCATTCCCGGTCGCCGCTCATCCACGGCTACTGGCTGAAGCAGTTCGGAATTGCCGGCAGCTACCGGGCTCACGAGGTCACCCCGGAGGCTTTCCCGGAATTCATGGGCCAATTGCGCGACGGCGGCACCGGCTTCTGCGGCGGCAACGTCACCATCCCTCACAAGGAGATGGCTTTCGAGCTCTCCGACCGGCCGGATGAATTGAGTGCCGAGCTCGGCGCGGCCAATACGCTCTGGCTCGAGGATGGAAGGATCTGCGCGACCAACACGGATGGGCGAGGCTTTGTCGCCAATCTCGACGAGCGCGCCAGCGGCTGGGACCGGATCTCGACGGCGGTCATTCTCGGCGCCGGCGGCGCCAGTCGCGCCGTGATCCAGGCGGTCCGCGACCGCGGCGTCAAGACGATCCACGTGGTGAACCGCACCGCCGCCCGGGCGCAGGAACTGGCCGACCGGTTCGGTCGCGCCGTGCACGCGCATCCGATCGCGGCGCTCTCCGAAGTCATGGCCGGCGCCGGCCTGTTCGTGAACACGACGTCGCTCGGCATGGACGGCGAGCCGGCGCCGGCGATCGACTTCTCGCCCTTGGCGAACGGGGCGGTGGTGACCGACATCGTCTATGTGCCGCTGAAGACGCCACTCCTTCGCCAGGCCGAAGAGCAGGGCTACCGCATCGTCGACGGTCTGGGCATGCTCTTGCATCAGGCCGCGCCCGGTTTCGAGAAATGGTTCGGTCTAAGGCCGGTTGTCGATGAAACGCTTCGGCAGATCATCATCAAGGATATGGACGTTCACGCATGA
- a CDS encoding FxsA family protein, whose protein sequence is MRSLIIPLVILGLPIAEIAGFVVVGRELGLAMTLLLVLLSGVAGVLLLRIQGLGTLRRVQDAARAGKDPGPDLLGGALIFVGAILLIVPGFITDIAGLILFLPPIRRAIASFLQTRLTILTTGSGFYYGSGARSDRPRGPAIIDLDSDEFSRKNDDENGPSPPSNRISR, encoded by the coding sequence ATGCGTTCGCTGATCATTCCTCTCGTCATTCTCGGCCTGCCGATCGCGGAGATTGCCGGTTTCGTCGTCGTGGGCCGGGAACTCGGCCTGGCGATGACGCTTCTCCTCGTCCTTTTGAGCGGAGTAGCCGGCGTCCTGCTTCTCCGCATCCAGGGTCTCGGCACTTTGCGCCGCGTGCAGGACGCGGCGCGAGCGGGGAAGGACCCGGGCCCGGATCTTCTCGGCGGTGCGCTCATTTTCGTTGGGGCGATCCTGCTGATCGTTCCGGGCTTCATCACCGATATTGCCGGCCTCATTCTCTTCCTGCCGCCGATCAGACGCGCCATCGCTTCCTTCCTGCAGACGCGGTTGACGATCCTGACAACCGGAAGCGGCTTCTATTACGGAAGCGGCGCGAGGAGCGACCGGCCGCGCGGCCCGGCGATCATCGATCTCGACTCGGACGAGTTCTCCAGGAAGAACGACGACGAAAACGGTCCCTCTCCGCCAAGCAACCGGATTTCCCGCTAG